From a single Brassica napus cultivar Da-Ae chromosome C9, Da-Ae, whole genome shotgun sequence genomic region:
- the LOC125592585 gene encoding uncharacterized protein LOC125592585, with the protein MAYSEGVFQRQIFQGFYIIAMVPLMQGTSPHSKRFPKSSKQKLRCSTIGRVDFMGPFPPPFKNKYILVAVDYVSKWVEAVASPTNDAKVVTKMFSSIIFPRFGVPRVVISDGGTHFINKAFQGMLKKNGVKHKVATAYHPQTSGQVEVSNREVKNILQKTVNTSRKDWSLKLDDALWAYRTAYKTPLGTIPVGACHLPVELEYKAAWAVKLLNFDIKPATERRMIQVHQLEETRHLAYESSKIYKEKTKAYHDKRIIARRFKPNDKVLLFNSRLRLFPGKLKSRWSGPFTVKEVRPYGAFVLLDRKGDEFVVNGQRIKHYLTDSTIAEGEEIPLSDPPSA; encoded by the exons ATGGCATATTCAGAAGGTGTGTTCCAGAGGCAGATATTCCAGGGATTCTACATCATTGCCATGGTTCCTCTTATGCAGGGCACTTCGCCACATTCAAAACGATTTCCAAAATCCTCCAAGCAG AAGTTGAGGTGTTCGACTATTGGGCGAGtcgacttcatgggaccattccctcCGCCCTTCAAGAACAAGTACATCCTGGTCGCCGTtgactatgtctccaagtgggtagaaGCAGTGGCGAGTCCCACTAATGATGCAAAAGTGGTAACTAAGATGTTCAGCTCCATCATCTTTCCGAGATTTGGGGTACCTAGAGTGGTCATTAGCGATGGCGGaacacacttcatcaacaaggcaTTTCAGGGCATGTTGAAGAAGAATGGGGTGAAACACAAGGTGGCTACCGCTTACCACCCCCAGACGAGTGGACAGGTTGAAGTTTCCAACAGGGAAGTCAAGAACATTCTACAGAAAACTGTCAATACTTCGCGCAAAGACTGGTCGCTTAAGCTGGACGATGCTCTCTGGGCCTACAGAACAGCCTACAAAACACCGCTAGGGACCATccctgttggg GCTTGTCATCTTCCTGTCGAGCTCGAATACAAGGCTGCATGGGCGGTCAAGTTACTGAATTTCGACATCAAGCCAGCAACTGAGAGGCGCATGATCCAAGTCCATCAGCTGGAAGAGACAAGGCACCTCGCCTATGAGAGTTCCAAAATTTATAAGGAGAAGACCAAAGCCTACCATGACAAGCGAATCATTGCCAGGCGTTTCAAACCAAACGATAAGGTCTTGCTCTTCAACTCCAGACTTAGGCTGTTCCCAGGCAAGCTGAAATCTAGATGGTCCGGACCCTTCACCGTTAAGGAAGTCCGCCCTTACGGAGCTTTTGTGTTGCTGGACAGAAAGGGAGACGAGTTCGTCGTCAATGGTCAGCGCATCAAGCATTACCTTACTGACTCCACTATCGCAGAGGGTGAAGAAATTCCCCTAAGCGATCCCCCATCAGCCTGA